The following proteins are encoded in a genomic region of Novosphingobium sp. PP1Y:
- a CDS encoding TonB-dependent receptor, with product MNVSRHKFAWALAASTSAMALLSPALASAQEVEEIIVTAQKVKENAQSVPIAISAVSGDRLEQTGATSLENITRIVPSVTFRKGTTSANSAIVMRGVGTITFSIAAEPSVSTVVDGVVLSRSGQAFMDLVDADRLEVLRGPQGTLFGKNASAGLVNIVSKGGTDTLQAEAKAEWYEGDEYRLRSSVSGPLGQDWSARVTGFYGTYDGNITNVYGGKNKKVNGYEHWGARGIVDYSGSIARLRFIADYFHADDDCCADVTGASRGPVLDAELGLPGGVALGEDQRYVNHNLVTRTRDKQYSFTASGDIDLSDTHTLSFVTGYRNWWNEEIREGDFLPRALVGTAQLHDNGVVKTQQMSFEARIASDQSRPFYYQVGGFLWHSDNKQDFTRRDITCASSTLPVDPITGGQPCNLDDTVNTLFPTASSASDVNSSNYAVFGQATYRLSDMFAITGGLRYTWDELSFTHIRAPGVNATTGLPATGPGVSGNPAGGTIASGGNGTNVSSGSSSNSNLSGKAVVQFTPSRDIMLYGSYTRGYKGPAFNVFFNHTAPTNAVPIDEETSDAFEVGLKSQFLNNKVQLNLAGFTVQYDGFQANNFVLLNGAVVTNLTNAGTVKSQGFEADFTAVPVTGLTLRASAAYADAKVKRFNPNPLTNAPDARDGTRLPLAPKFTYTLGADYERPVGNMVVYFNTDYRHVSKQYSDLGESGPIDAYGQWNASLGLSDADDKYRLTFYLRNITDESYVLLNVSDGQRLQIPRDADRYFGVSLRARM from the coding sequence ATGAACGTTTCCAGGCACAAGTTCGCGTGGGCGCTGGCCGCTTCCACAAGCGCGATGGCGCTGCTTTCGCCCGCCCTCGCCTCTGCACAGGAAGTCGAGGAAATCATCGTCACGGCGCAGAAGGTGAAGGAGAACGCGCAGTCCGTTCCCATTGCCATTTCCGCGGTATCGGGCGACCGGCTCGAGCAGACCGGAGCCACCAGCCTTGAAAACATTACGCGAATCGTTCCCTCTGTCACTTTCCGCAAGGGGACGACCAGCGCCAACAGCGCGATCGTCATGCGCGGTGTCGGCACGATCACCTTCTCCATCGCCGCAGAACCGAGTGTCTCGACCGTTGTCGACGGCGTGGTCCTGAGCCGTTCGGGCCAGGCCTTCATGGACCTAGTCGATGCCGACCGCCTCGAAGTCCTTCGCGGCCCGCAAGGCACACTGTTCGGCAAGAATGCGTCGGCCGGCCTTGTCAACATCGTCTCCAAGGGCGGTACCGACACGCTCCAGGCCGAAGCCAAGGCCGAATGGTACGAAGGCGACGAATACCGCCTTCGCTCGTCCGTTTCCGGTCCGCTCGGCCAGGACTGGAGCGCACGCGTCACCGGATTCTACGGCACCTACGACGGCAACATCACCAATGTCTACGGCGGCAAGAATAAGAAGGTAAACGGGTACGAGCACTGGGGCGCTCGCGGCATCGTCGACTATTCCGGTTCGATTGCCCGCCTGCGCTTCATTGCCGACTACTTCCATGCCGACGATGACTGCTGCGCCGACGTAACCGGCGCCAGCCGCGGTCCGGTGCTCGACGCCGAACTGGGCCTGCCCGGCGGTGTCGCACTGGGCGAGGACCAGCGCTACGTAAACCACAATCTGGTAACCCGCACGCGTGACAAGCAGTACAGCTTCACCGCATCGGGTGACATCGATCTGTCCGATACGCATACGCTGAGCTTCGTGACCGGCTACCGCAACTGGTGGAACGAGGAGATCCGCGAGGGCGACTTCCTGCCCCGTGCCCTCGTCGGCACTGCCCAGCTTCACGACAATGGCGTGGTCAAGACCCAGCAGATGTCCTTCGAGGCGCGCATCGCTTCGGACCAGTCGCGCCCGTTCTACTACCAGGTCGGTGGTTTCCTCTGGCATTCAGACAACAAGCAGGATTTCACCCGCCGCGACATCACGTGCGCCAGTTCGACCTTGCCGGTCGATCCCATCACCGGCGGGCAGCCGTGCAACCTCGACGACACCGTCAATACCCTCTTCCCGACGGCAAGTTCAGCCAGCGACGTCAACTCGTCGAACTATGCCGTATTCGGGCAGGCAACCTATCGCCTGAGTGACATGTTCGCGATTACCGGCGGCCTGCGCTACACTTGGGACGAGCTCAGCTTCACCCATATTCGCGCACCCGGCGTGAACGCGACGACGGGCCTTCCGGCAACCGGACCCGGCGTCTCGGGCAACCCGGCAGGCGGCACGATTGCGAGCGGCGGTAACGGCACCAACGTCTCCAGCGGATCGAGCTCCAACAGCAACCTCTCCGGCAAGGCCGTCGTGCAGTTCACCCCGAGCCGCGACATCATGCTCTACGGCAGCTACACGCGCGGCTACAAGGGCCCGGCCTTCAACGTCTTCTTCAACCACACCGCACCGACCAATGCCGTGCCGATCGACGAAGAGACTTCCGATGCCTTCGAGGTCGGTCTCAAGTCGCAATTCCTGAACAACAAGGTCCAGCTCAACCTTGCCGGGTTCACCGTTCAGTACGACGGCTTCCAGGCCAACAACTTCGTGCTGCTGAACGGCGCTGTGGTCACCAACCTGACCAATGCCGGCACAGTCAAGAGCCAGGGCTTCGAGGCGGACTTCACGGCCGTTCCGGTCACCGGCCTGACGCTGCGCGCCAGTGCCGCCTATGCCGATGCCAAGGTCAAGCGCTTCAACCCGAACCCGCTGACCAATGCCCCCGACGCGCGCGATGGCACGCGGCTGCCGCTGGCGCCCAAGTTCACCTATACCCTGGGTGCGGATTACGAGCGTCCCGTCGGCAACATGGTCGTCTACTTCAATACCGACTATCGCCATGTCTCGAAGCAGTATTCGGACCTCGGCGAATCCGGACCAATCGACGCCTACGGTCAGTGGAATGCCTCGCTCGGCCTGTCCGATGCCGATGACAAGTACCGCCTGACGTTTTACCTCCGCAATATCACGGATGAAAGCTACGTCCTGCTGAACGTTTCCGATGGTCAGCGCCTGCAAATCCCGCGCGATGCTGACCGCTACTTCGGCGTCAGCCTGCGAGCGCGCATGTAA
- a CDS encoding efflux transporter outer membrane subunit, translating to MAHSAIAAATTLLMLSGCMVGPDFSRPASVSSQHYDRQAEQQLTKGNAQRITLDRAVEGDWWSNFHSAKLDAVMRKAIDGNLDLAAADATIAQANEAIAAARGGLRPQVDFGAEGGRQGAGGRAANFYSVGPAVSFDLDVFGGGKRSVEKKVALADLEKHRYDAAYLTLTGDVASQALLLASARAQIAAVQTLLANDRKNLEIIRAGRQYGSASSVDVAAAKTQLAQDETLLPPLAQQRDTARHALSVLAGEGPADWTPPEFDLADFTLPMDVPVSLPSEVARNRPDILEAEARLHAASAQIGIATADLYPHIQLSGSLGTAGPGIGTIWSLVAGLTGPLFHGGTLKANRRGSIDAYDASLARYRQTIVRSLGQVADLLQAIHHDAEEADAQDRALSAAEGSLRLSQAGYKAGATGSLQVLDAQRAYQRALLGQIRAMTARHLDTVRLFVALGGNANGAFAQKVAARNPQ from the coding sequence ATGGCGCACTCGGCAATCGCCGCTGCCACAACGCTCCTCATGCTGTCGGGCTGCATGGTCGGACCTGATTTCAGTCGGCCGGCATCCGTCTCATCGCAGCATTATGATCGGCAGGCGGAGCAGCAACTCACAAAGGGCAATGCTCAGCGCATCACCCTTGACCGGGCGGTCGAGGGTGACTGGTGGTCGAACTTCCATTCGGCCAAACTCGATGCCGTGATGCGCAAGGCCATCGATGGAAATCTCGATCTTGCGGCGGCGGATGCGACGATCGCCCAGGCAAATGAGGCGATCGCAGCGGCCCGTGGTGGGCTACGGCCTCAGGTGGATTTCGGCGCCGAGGGCGGCCGTCAGGGCGCTGGGGGACGTGCCGCCAACTTTTATTCCGTCGGCCCAGCCGTGAGCTTCGATCTCGATGTCTTCGGAGGCGGAAAACGGTCCGTAGAGAAGAAGGTTGCGCTCGCTGACCTGGAGAAGCACCGCTACGACGCCGCCTATCTGACGCTGACTGGCGATGTGGCGAGCCAGGCCCTGTTGCTGGCATCTGCGCGAGCCCAGATCGCAGCGGTTCAGACCCTGCTGGCGAATGATCGGAAGAACCTTGAGATCATTCGTGCCGGCCGCCAGTATGGCAGCGCATCGAGTGTCGATGTTGCTGCAGCCAAAACCCAGTTGGCACAAGATGAAACCTTGCTGCCGCCGCTGGCGCAGCAGCGCGATACTGCCCGCCATGCCCTTTCAGTGCTGGCCGGAGAGGGCCCTGCCGACTGGACGCCGCCGGAATTCGATCTTGCCGACTTCACGCTGCCGATGGACGTGCCGGTTAGCCTGCCTTCCGAAGTCGCCCGAAACCGACCGGATATTCTCGAAGCGGAAGCCCGGCTTCATGCCGCCAGCGCCCAGATCGGTATCGCCACTGCCGATCTCTATCCGCATATTCAGCTATCAGGATCGCTTGGCACCGCGGGACCTGGCATCGGCACGATTTGGAGCCTTGTTGCCGGACTTACCGGTCCGCTTTTCCATGGCGGCACGCTCAAGGCGAATCGTCGCGGATCGATCGATGCCTATGATGCCTCGCTCGCACGGTACCGGCAGACGATCGTCAGATCGCTCGGACAGGTTGCTGACTTGCTGCAAGCTATCCATCACGACGCCGAGGAGGCTGACGCGCAGGACCGTGCTCTGAGCGCGGCTGAGGGGAGCCTGCGGCTCAGCCAGGCGGGCTACAAGGCCGGAGCGACCGGCTCATTGCAGGTTCTCGATGCCCAGCGTGCCTATCAGCGTGCCCTACTCGGACAGATTCGGGCAATGACGGCTCGCCACCTCGATACCGTGCGACTGTTCGTCGCGCTGGGCGGAAATGCCAACGGAGCCTTCGCGCAAAAGGTGGCGGCCAGAAATCCTCAATGA
- a CDS encoding aldo/keto reductase produces MLANHAFRQTGIPLADGSGSMPAIGFGTLIPDPVKARHAIKTALEVGFRHFDCAERYGNEDIVGEAIREAFDASMVRREDLFVTTKLWNTNHRPERVEPALEASLHRLQLNHVDCYLIHTPFAFAPGDNPLPTDERGQPLYDHEVSLIETWRAMERLVDLGKCLSIGLSDVDLATLKEIYAASRIKPAVVQVEAHPYLPEWELLEFCQSHGIVLLAFAPLGHAMEPRVTDDLVIKTIAHRTGQTSAQVALAWAVHRGTAFLTTSTNPEHIRENFELSSLPDDAMQEMRRSIATNIRFNSVVNTGVPGFIPRRD; encoded by the coding sequence ATGCTTGCCAATCATGCTTTTCGCCAAACCGGTATCCCGCTGGCCGATGGCAGCGGCTCGATGCCGGCCATCGGCTTCGGAACCCTGATCCCGGATCCGGTGAAGGCAAGACACGCCATCAAGACCGCGCTGGAGGTAGGGTTCCGCCATTTCGACTGCGCGGAGCGATATGGCAACGAGGACATTGTCGGTGAGGCCATTCGCGAAGCGTTCGACGCGAGCATGGTGCGCCGTGAGGATCTGTTCGTCACCACGAAGCTCTGGAATACCAATCATCGCCCCGAGCGTGTTGAACCGGCGCTGGAGGCGAGCCTTCACCGGCTGCAACTCAATCATGTCGATTGTTATCTGATCCATACACCGTTCGCCTTCGCGCCCGGGGACAACCCGCTTCCGACCGACGAGCGGGGACAACCCCTGTACGACCACGAGGTGTCGCTAATCGAAACCTGGCGGGCCATGGAGCGTCTGGTGGATCTCGGCAAATGCCTGTCGATTGGGTTGTCAGACGTCGACCTAGCGACGCTGAAAGAAATCTACGCGGCATCGCGGATCAAACCTGCGGTGGTGCAGGTGGAGGCGCATCCCTACCTTCCGGAATGGGAACTGCTCGAGTTCTGTCAAAGTCATGGCATTGTCTTGCTGGCGTTCGCACCGCTGGGGCATGCCATGGAACCTCGCGTGACCGACGATTTGGTGATCAAGACTATCGCGCACCGCACAGGGCAGACATCGGCGCAGGTGGCCCTTGCCTGGGCCGTGCATCGCGGCACTGCGTTCCTCACCACCTCTACCAACCCCGAACACATCAGGGAGAACTTCGAGTTATCATCGCTCCCCGATGACGCCATGCAGGAGATGCGAAGGAGCATTGCGACAAACATCAGGTTCAATTCGGTTGTGAATACCGGCGTGCCGGGTTTTATTCCTCGCCGTGATTGA